Proteins encoded together in one Amblyomma americanum isolate KBUSLIRL-KWMA chromosome 1, ASM5285725v1, whole genome shotgun sequence window:
- the LOC144125219 gene encoding uncharacterized protein LOC144125219 → MVPEEDAENEYQQVYDYQDRIASCLAGLQLRVDSGSSTTQAAVNSAGSGTAIQTTTPAPITTTSVKTRVKLPKIELIRFTGRRSDWQAFWEVFEQVVDKNEDLTDTDRFHYLRASVTGDAAAALAGLPSTSRCYNDAIQLLRKRFGNEELLVQEYLKSLIDLKPVRSSEDVRGLRRLYDTLAAHIRGLEALGRKLDTFSSMLLPIAQRAMPRDILLDFNRRCVVDTDRLASEQQGSVSDASPHTTDETGKGHQEEREFRIVRVTLKTRRGCERELEVLETDVICDQPIPSTPRNVLQKLISLGYEAADFSTDSGAEKVELLIGSDHLWDFTTGRCVKLGKRLRAVETSIGWTVQGPIESDIEQTNCLHTVTLRTSVIEKETTDILTKVWTLESIGVNESEDNEKPCEALEFFEDNIKRDGNRYEVALPWKSEISLEDNTEIALKRLNQLANRLRRAPDLLQEYDTTIRQYGVSDIAERVEDETSRNHCIYHMAHQAVIRDSRKLRVVFDASSREKNSKSLNDNLETGPNLTADLVGLLLNFRKYRVALVADIQQAFLQIGIREPDRDAFRFFWFRETPQPGSPLPPIETWRMKRVSFGTTASSFLLSATLQHHLKSCVEGFPHTASQLQQGLYVDELLTGADDEEEAVKLYTEANAILHAASMMLHKWSSNNERLRQLFGQDCNETKPLGFVSGVLKVLGLAWDPTTDRLTFASCVTDDTGKPDTKRSMLQTTARIYDPLGWLSPIIVRAKILFQNLWRRNVEWDDPLPSDVAESWLTWHGELKHLSEVQVPLYYGADVSRQATKTDLHIFADASPVAYGAVAYLTIASEDGLNSTVVMSKSRVAPLKELILARLELMACLLAARLCSYILSTIGLHPGRVILWTDSAIALHWIRGDARRWQQFVRNRVCEIQHVTGGYEWRHCPGKKNPADLLTRGVSVSHLAASDVWWTGPQWLRKPDGEWPQGLVQNAFSDAELELKQPTKALPAMSSQVPPPSLMDIQRYSSFIRLIRVTAWVLRFVSRMRRRNDEVGALTAEELNQAEIFWIRNEQREGFHRELKSVHNQQAFPVDSPLRNASLMVDDKGILRIDGRLQRSHLDYDAKHPVVIPKQSHLSKLLALYCHRKVLHGGIRCTLTQLRERYWVIGARQLVKRTLKECVTCQRFNAQPANQVTAPLPKDRITEAQPFQVTGVDFAGPLVVKGTSPTKCYIALFTCAVTRAIHLELVSDMSAGSFLLAFRRFTARRGLPSTIYSDNALTFKKVNKDLGRLWDVMRSGQVQEYIGTLSLKEMVHDALIPKLSSAPWRYVLNGKVETMNGGGGSNGQAAADGLPACLPVGGLRDFPIQTSLKASEIKVSLPFAASP, encoded by the exons ATGGTACCGGAAGAAGATGCTGAAAACGAATATCAGCAAGTGTACGATTATCAAGACCGTATTGCATCGTGCCTTGCTGGACTGCAACTTCGAGTCGACAGTGGTTCGTCAACAACGCAGGCTGCCGTGAATTCGGCGGGCAGTGGCACTGCCATCCAAACGACCACGCCAGCCCCCATAACGACCACGTCGGTGAAGACGAGAGTAAAGCTGCCGAAAATTGAACTGATCAGATTCACCGGGCGGCGCTCTGACTGGCAAGCCTTTTGGGAAGTGTTTGAGCAGGTAGTGGATAAAAACGAAGACTTGACTGACACAGACAGGTTTCACTACCTGCGGGCATCGGTGACAGGCGATGCGGCTGCTGCGCTGGCGGGCCTTCCATCGACGTCACGATGTTACAACGACGCTATCCAACTCTTGAGGAAGCGGtttggaaacgaagaacttcttgTGCAAGAATACCTCAAGAGTCTAATTGATTTGAAGCCGGTGCGTTCTTCAGAAGATGTCCGTGGTCTTCGCCGTCTCTACGACACCTTGGCGGCGCACATCAGAGGACTCGAAGCGCTCGGACGGAAGTTGGACACCTTCAGTTCGATGCTACTTCCGATTGCACAACGAGCAATGCCACGGGACATTCTGCTAGACTTCAACCGAAGGTGCGTTGTCGACACCGACCGTCTCGCCAGCGAGCAACAAGGCTCCGTCTCCGATGCCTCACCGCACACTACGGACGAGACTGGAAAAG GCCACCAAGAGGAACGCGAGTTCCGAATAGTCAGAGTTACGCTAAAGACGAGGCGCGGATGTGAACGCGAGCTCGAAGTGCTGGAAACAGATGTAATTTGTGACCAACCGATACCCTCGACACCGAGAAATGTACTGCAAAAGTTGATATCCCTCGGGTACGAAGCAGCTGACTTCTCAACAGACAGCGGTGCAGAAAAGGTTGAGCTGCTCATCGGGTCAGATCATTTATGGGACTTTACGACGGGCAGATGCGTCAAATTAGGAAAACGACTGAGGGCAGTGGAAACATCAATTGGGTGGACTGTTCAAGGGCCTATTGAGAGCGATATCGAGCAGACAAACTGCCTCCACACCGTGACACTGCGAACTTCAGTAATTGAAAAAGAAACAACTGATATTCTGACCAAAGTTTGGACCTTAGAATCAATTGGGGTGAATGAGAGCGAAGACAACGAAAAACCATGTGAGGCCTTGGAGTTTTTTGAGGACAACATCAAGCGAGACGGTAATCGTTATGAAGTTGCGTTGCCCTGGAAATCCGAGATTTCACTCGAGGACAACACGGAAATTGCGCTGAAGCGACTCAATCAGCTGGCCAACCGGCTCAGGAGGGCTCCTGACCTGCTCCAAGAGTATGACACGACCATTAGGCAGTACGGCGTCTCCGACATTGCAGAACGGGTAGAAGACGAGACCAGCCGCAACCACTGCATTTATCACATGGCTCATCAAGCAGTCATTCGCGATTCCCGAAAACTGAGGGTCGTATTTGATGCTTCCTCCCGCGAAAAGAATTCCAAGAGTCTCAATGATAACTTAGAGACTGGACCCAATCTAACTGCGGACCTCGTGGGGCTCCTTCTTAATTTCCGCAAGTACCGAGTTGCACTTGTCGCTGACATCCAACAGGCCTTTCTGCAAATCGGAATCCGAGAACCAGACAGAGACGCCTTTCGATTTTTTTGGTTCCGAGAGACCCCTCAGCCCGGTTCTCCGTTGCCTCCCATTGAAACGTGGCGCATGAAGCGAGTTTCGTTTGGAACCACCGCGAGCTCATTCTTACTCTCCGCTACTCTTCAGCACCACCTGAAATCGTGCGTGGAAGGTTTTCCCCACACCGCGAGCCAGCTGCAGCAAGGCCTTTATGTAGATGAGCTACTAACTGGTGCAGATGACGAAGAGGAGGCAGTGAAGCTATACACCGAGGCCAATGCAATCTTGCACGCCGCCTCGATGATGCTGCACAAGTGGTCGTCGAACAACGAGAGGCTGCGCCAGCTATTTGGGCAAGACTGTAACGAAACCAAGCCTCTAGGATTTGTGTCTGGTGTACTCAAGGTATTAGGACTGGCATGGGACCCCACTACAGATCGCCTGACCTTTGCTTCTTGCGTCACAGACGACACTGGTAAACCAGACACCAAACGATCCATGCTACAAACTACGGCACGGATTTACGACCCGCTGGGATGGCTGTCACCCATTATCGTGCGGGCCAAGATCTTGTTTCAGAATCTGTGGCGACGAAACGTGGAGTGGGATGATCCCCTACCAAGTGATGTAGCCGAAAGCTGGCTTACATGGCACGGTGAATTAAAACACCTCTCTGAAGTACAGGTGCCGCTGTACTATGGGGCGGACGTAAGCAGGCAGGCAACAAAGACGGATCTACACATCTTTGCAGACGCCAGTCCCGTGGCTTATGGGGCGGTCGCATACCTTACCATCGCCTCGGAGGACGGCCTGAATTCGACGGTCGTGATGAGCAAATCGAGAGTGGCCCCCCTGAAAGAACTCATTCTCGCGAGGCTGGAACTCATGGCATGTTTGCTCGCTGCTCGACTATGCAGCTACATCCTAAGCACTATCGGACTGCACCCTGGTCGAGTTATTTTGTGGACCGACTCTGCGATCGCGCTCCACTGGATACGAGGAGATGCGAGACGCTGGCAGCAGTTTGTGCGAAACCGTGTATGCGAGATTCAGCACGTCACCGGCGGCTATGAATGGAGGCACtgcccaggaaaaaaaaatcctgcgGACCTCCTGACGCGCGGCGTTTCCGTTTCTCACCTTGCGGCCAGCGACGTGTGGTGGACAGGGCCCCAGTGGCTCCGCAAACCTGATGGCGAGTGGCCACAGGGTCTAGTGCAGAACGCGTTCTCTGATGCGGAACTGGAGCTAAAACAGCCAACGAAGGCGCTGCCGGCCATGTCTTCCCAAGTGCCACCCCCTTCATTAATGGACATTCAGCGCTACAGCTCCTTCATCAGACTGATCAGAGTCACAGCTTGGGTGCTTCGATTCGTCTCAAGGATGAGACGACGCAACGATGAAGTCGGAGCTCTTACCGCCGAAGAACTCAATcaggctgaaatattttggatcCGCAACGAGCAGAGGGAAGGCTTTCACAGAGAGCTAAAAAGCGTTCATAACCAGCAAGCTTTCCCCGTCGACTCTCCACTCAGAAATGCTTCTCTTATGGTGGACGACAAGGGAATCCTGAGAATTGATGGACGGCTACAACGTAGTCACCTGGACTATGACGCTAAGCATCCCGTCGTGATACCTAAGCAGAGCCACCTATCGAAGCTGCTTGCTCTTTACTGTCACCGCAAAGTGCTGCACGGAGGGATACGTTGCACCTTAACGCAGCTCAGGGAAAGGTATTGGGTGATCGGAGCGAGGCAGCTGGTGAAGAGGACTCTAAAAGAATGTGTAACATGCCAACGGTTCAACGCACAACCAGCAAATCAAGTGACTGCTCCACTGCCTAAAGACCGCATAACCGAGGCCCAACCCTTTCAGGTGACCGGTGTTGATTTTGCCGGGCCACTCGTTGTCAAGGGGACCTCTCCAACCAAGTGCTATATAGCGCTGTTCACCTGCGCAGTCACTCGAGCCATCCATCTGGAACTGGTCAGCGATATGTCAGCGGGCTCATTCCTTCTCGCATTTCGAAGATTCACCGCCAGACGAGGACTTCCGAGCACCATCTACAGTGATAATGCTCTCACATTCAAGAAAGTGAACAAGGATTTGGGACGTCTCTGGGATGTGATGCGAAGTGGCCAGGTGCAAGAGTACATT ggcaccttgagtctcaaggAGATGGTGCATGACGCCCTCATACCaaagctgtcatccgcaccgtggcgataCGTTTTAAACGGAAAGGTAGAAACTATGAACGGTGGCGGTGGTAGCAATGGTCAAGCTGCGGCCGACGGGCTCCCCGCCTGTTTACCAGTCGGGGGGCTCCGGGACTTTCCT ATTCAGACCTCCTTGAAGGCTTCAGAGATCAAGGTGTCATTGCCCTTCGCCGCATCACCATAA